The Seriola aureovittata isolate HTS-2021-v1 ecotype China chromosome 3, ASM2101889v1, whole genome shotgun sequence genome includes a region encoding these proteins:
- the LOC130166797 gene encoding vascular cell adhesion protein 1-like: MESLVDICRPLSFFWDNLKLKSLLVSVSDTLCDRRWSRTLRSPDSSLFAQKNGKTMFCCRIFLVVSLANFLRDLHVSSCDPSCAEKPEFTPSRLVVKYGDATSARCSVCESCSKNIYNLERALGSHTINGTTIVWKVEKMTEWDTNTMCYFTNDTTNHQCCTTLPITVYKPPDRVSISFLNHTGPMFMGHDYALQCEVQNVAPVEKLSVTFYRGQTALTQLQSNNTHKKPVTEIFSLSITPRKEDNGVQYWCEAKLELGPEGPELPPLVTSQRATATVFYKPHLETSDPETVTITEGQRLQLNCTSVGNPSPSYTWKIPPASPSPWNSSVITIESVTFEHGGWYTCDVRNSVGKITVMYNVDVKADITPYIIYGGVGGGLLLIFFTTIVLIHCYKHNRMGQYNLKDVFRLHTRHVAVPITE, encoded by the exons ATGGAGAGTCTTGTGGATATCTGCCGCCCCCTCAGCTTCTTTTGGGACAATCTCAAGCTCAAATCGCTTTTAGTTTCGGTCTCGGACACACTTTGTGATCGGCGCTGGTCTCGTACACTTCGCTCCCCGGACAGCTCTCTGTTTGCTCAGAAAAACGGGAAAACAATGTTTTGCTGTAGAATATTTTTGGTTGTTTCTTTGGCGAATTTCCTTCGCGACCTCCATGTGTCCAGCTGTG ATCCAAGCTGTGCAGAGAAACCTGAGTTCACTCCTTCCAGACTGGTGGTGAAGTATGGTGACGCAACCTCTGCCAGATGCTCCGTGTGCGAGTCCTGctcaaaaaacatttataatttGGAAAGAGCTCTGGGAAGCCATACAATAAATGGAACCACAATTGTATGGAAGGTTGAAAAGATGACTGAATGGGACACAAATACAATGTGCTATTTTACTAATGATACTACTAATCATCAGTGTTGCACCACCCTGCCTATAACTGTGTACA AGCCTCCAGACCGTGTCTCCATCAGCTTTCTTAATCACACTGGGCCGATGTTCATGGGCCATGACTACGCTCTGCAGTGTGAAGTACAGAACGTTGCTCCTGTTGAAAAGCTCAGTGTGACGTTCTACAGAGGACAAACAGCACTGACTCAACTACAgtccaacaacacacacaagaaaccaGTGACTGAGATCTTCTCTCTGAGCATCACCCCCAGAAAAGAAGATAATGGAGTCCAGTACTGGTGTGAGGCCAAGCTGGAACTGGGACCTGAAGGACCAGAGCTCCCTCCactggtgacatcacaaagagcCACTGCCACTGTTTTCT ATAAACCTCATCTAGAGACATCAGATCCAGAGACTGTCACCATCACAGAGGGGCAACGTCTACAACTGAACTGCACGTCTGTGGGAAACCCCAGCCCCTCATACACCTGGAAAATCCCTCCAGCTAGTCCTTCCCCCTGGAATAGCAGCGTTATCACTATCGAATCTGTAACTTTTGAGCATGGAGGCTGGTACACCTGTGATGTTCGCAACAGCGTGGGGAAAATCACTGTGATGTATAATGTGGATGTCAAAG CCGACATCACCCCATACATTATATATGGGGGAGTAGGAGGTGGGCTTCTGCTTATCTTCTTCACAACGATAGTATTAATCCACTGCTACAAACACAACCGAATGGGACAATACAATCTGAAGGACGTTTTTCGTTTGCACACACGACACGTTGCTGTGCCCATCACAGAGTAA
- the cdc37 gene encoding hsp90 co-chaperone Cdc37 isoform X1 — translation MSTRAGVDYSAWDHIYVSDDEDVASPYVDTPSLFRMRHRARLEKMADFQQKGEDLENNFAQCRRLLEEAQGRLKELQQVKKEGEEDEEQEAELKRVQTEVRELKKDEKAFEKMMEQYRREEKKLPWNVDTISKEGFSKSVLNIQPVTKEEREEEVEKHKTFVQKYTKEIKHFGMLRRWDDSQKYLSDNPHLVCEETANYLVVICIDFEIDEKHALMEQVAHQAIVMQFILDLARTLKVDPRGCFRQFFSKIKTADKPYQDAFDRELELLKERVRSCAQIRMEDAMKEVEEEERQKRLGPGGLDPVEVYESLPKEIQRSFDEKNIQMLQEALSKLDPEEGKYHLRRCIDSGLWVPDSGEGHDEDEDEDEEEG, via the exons ATGAGCACCCGAGCCGGCGTCGACTACAGCGCCTGGGATCACATCTATGTGTCAGACGACGAAGATGTAGCCAGTCCGTATGTCGACACGCCGAGCTTATTCAGAATGAGACACCGG GCCCGGTTAGAGAAAATGGCTGACTTTCAGCAGAAAGGGGAAGATCTGGAGAACAACTTTGCTCAATGCAGGAGGCTATTAGAGGAAGCCCAGGGACGACTTAAGGAGCTGCAACAAgtaaagaaggagggagaggaggatgaggagcaggaggctGAACTGAAGAGAGTTCAGACTGAGGTGAGAGAACTGAAAAAGGATGAAAAGGCTTTTGAGAAAATGATGGAGCAATACCGGcgagaagaaaagaaactgcCCTGGAACGTCGACACTATCAGCAAAGAAGGTTTCAGCAAG AGTGTACTCAACATCCAGCCTGTTAcaaaggaggaaagggaggaagaggtggaaaaGCACAAGACCTTTGTGCAGAAGTATACAAAGGAAATCAAACACTTTG GGATGTTGCGGCGTTGGGACGACAGTCAGAAGTACCTGTCAGACAACCCACATCTAGTGTGCGAAGAGACAGCTAACTACCTAGTTGTCATCTGTATTGACTTTGAGATAGATGAG AAACATGCACTGATGGAGCAGGTGGCCCACCAGGCCATCGTCATGCAGTTCATCTTGGATTTGGCTCGGACACTGAAGGTCGACCCAAGAGGCTGCTTCAGACAATTCTTCTCAAAGATTAAG ACTGCAGACAAGCCATACCAAGATGCATTTGACCGTGAGCTGGAGTTGCTGAAGGAGCGGGTCCGCAGCTGTGCACAGATTCGTATGGAAGACGCcatgaaggaggtggaggaggaggagaggcagaagaGACTAGGTCCGGGTGGTTTAGACCCTGTAGAGGTCTATGAATCGCTGCCAAAG gaAATACAAAGGAGCTTTGACGAGAAGAACATTCAGATGCTGCAGGAAGCTCTCAGCAAACTGGACCCTGAG GAAGGAAAATACCATCTGAGGAGGTGCATTGACTCTGGATTGTGGGTCCCAGATTCAGGAGAGGGtcatgatgaggatgaggatgaggatgaggaagagggtTAA
- the cdc37 gene encoding hsp90 co-chaperone Cdc37 isoform X2: MADFQQKGEDLENNFAQCRRLLEEAQGRLKELQQVKKEGEEDEEQEAELKRVQTEVRELKKDEKAFEKMMEQYRREEKKLPWNVDTISKEGFSKSVLNIQPVTKEEREEEVEKHKTFVQKYTKEIKHFGMLRRWDDSQKYLSDNPHLVCEETANYLVVICIDFEIDEKHALMEQVAHQAIVMQFILDLARTLKVDPRGCFRQFFSKIKTADKPYQDAFDRELELLKERVRSCAQIRMEDAMKEVEEEERQKRLGPGGLDPVEVYESLPKEIQRSFDEKNIQMLQEALSKLDPEEGKYHLRRCIDSGLWVPDSGEGHDEDEDEDEEEG, translated from the exons ATGGCTGACTTTCAGCAGAAAGGGGAAGATCTGGAGAACAACTTTGCTCAATGCAGGAGGCTATTAGAGGAAGCCCAGGGACGACTTAAGGAGCTGCAACAAgtaaagaaggagggagaggaggatgaggagcaggaggctGAACTGAAGAGAGTTCAGACTGAGGTGAGAGAACTGAAAAAGGATGAAAAGGCTTTTGAGAAAATGATGGAGCAATACCGGcgagaagaaaagaaactgcCCTGGAACGTCGACACTATCAGCAAAGAAGGTTTCAGCAAG AGTGTACTCAACATCCAGCCTGTTAcaaaggaggaaagggaggaagaggtggaaaaGCACAAGACCTTTGTGCAGAAGTATACAAAGGAAATCAAACACTTTG GGATGTTGCGGCGTTGGGACGACAGTCAGAAGTACCTGTCAGACAACCCACATCTAGTGTGCGAAGAGACAGCTAACTACCTAGTTGTCATCTGTATTGACTTTGAGATAGATGAG AAACATGCACTGATGGAGCAGGTGGCCCACCAGGCCATCGTCATGCAGTTCATCTTGGATTTGGCTCGGACACTGAAGGTCGACCCAAGAGGCTGCTTCAGACAATTCTTCTCAAAGATTAAG ACTGCAGACAAGCCATACCAAGATGCATTTGACCGTGAGCTGGAGTTGCTGAAGGAGCGGGTCCGCAGCTGTGCACAGATTCGTATGGAAGACGCcatgaaggaggtggaggaggaggagaggcagaagaGACTAGGTCCGGGTGGTTTAGACCCTGTAGAGGTCTATGAATCGCTGCCAAAG gaAATACAAAGGAGCTTTGACGAGAAGAACATTCAGATGCTGCAGGAAGCTCTCAGCAAACTGGACCCTGAG GAAGGAAAATACCATCTGAGGAGGTGCATTGACTCTGGATTGTGGGTCCCAGATTCAGGAGAGGGtcatgatgaggatgaggatgaggatgaggaagagggtTAA